A genome region from Pseudanabaena sp. Chao 1811 includes the following:
- the ppk1 gene encoding polyphosphate kinase 1: MTKPKRDLSKKNLEADVEIPVDLPVEVLPHLESVGEANKVLLELEQSINQPINKRPEKTIDRSLYFFNRELSWIAFNKRVLHEGVDSRTPLLERAKFCAIFSTNLDEFFMVRVAGVKKKFAEQLDIITDDGLKPDKQLLAIRDALVPLVTMQHEFFENTLRPELHKHGVKLLDYKNIDKKHQHYLTTYFREKLFPVLTPLAVDPAHPFPYISNLSLNLVVLVRDRETGEENFARVKVPNVLPRFVRIPETKDHTFVPLEQVIAHNLDSLFPGMEILSYYPFRITRDAELDIEEEEADDLISALQEELRKQKFGSVVRMEIANDVPLAIRQELIDQLGITEADVYDIPGLIGLGDLMAISFLPLPKYQDQPWKSVTHPRLKESDEHKNIFDIIREGDFLVHHPYQSFTTTVQRFIEEAANDPQVLAIKQTLYRTSGDSPIVHALIRAAENGKQVAVLVELKARFDEANNILWARKLENAGVHVVYGLKNLKTHTKTALVVRQEGDRLVRYVHIGTGNYNPKTARFYSDLGIFSCCDDLGADLTDLFNYLTGYSRQREYRKLLVAPVNMREKFLHLIYREIEHQKQGYPSYIIAKMNSLVDPEIISALYEASQVGVNVDLIIRGMCCLRPKVKGLSDRIRVISVIGRFLEHSRIFYFSNGGDEQVYIGSADWMPRNLDARVEVVTPVEELSLVKELKQILEIVLADNRQTWDLKSDGTYIQRHPKDGEPEMSSQKHFMSQGRPEFA, encoded by the coding sequence ATGACTAAGCCTAAAAGAGATTTATCTAAGAAAAATTTAGAAGCTGATGTGGAAATACCCGTTGATTTGCCAGTAGAGGTATTGCCGCATCTAGAGAGTGTTGGAGAGGCAAATAAAGTTCTATTAGAACTAGAGCAATCAATTAATCAACCAATTAACAAAAGACCTGAAAAGACAATTGATCGATCGCTATATTTTTTCAACCGTGAATTAAGTTGGATCGCCTTTAATAAGAGAGTTTTACATGAAGGGGTTGACTCACGTACCCCATTGCTAGAAAGAGCTAAGTTCTGCGCCATTTTTAGCACTAACCTTGATGAATTTTTTATGGTTAGAGTCGCAGGAGTCAAGAAGAAATTTGCAGAACAGCTCGATATTATTACCGATGATGGATTGAAACCCGACAAACAGTTGCTAGCGATTCGTGATGCGCTAGTACCATTGGTAACGATGCAGCATGAGTTTTTTGAGAATACATTGCGTCCAGAACTACACAAACATGGTGTGAAACTTCTGGATTATAAAAATATTGATAAGAAGCATCAACACTATCTCACCACCTATTTTCGGGAAAAGCTATTTCCAGTACTTACACCATTAGCGGTTGATCCTGCCCATCCCTTCCCCTATATCTCCAATCTCAGTCTCAATTTAGTGGTGCTAGTACGCGATCGCGAAACGGGGGAAGAAAACTTTGCAAGGGTGAAAGTTCCTAATGTATTGCCAAGATTTGTACGAATTCCTGAAACTAAGGATCATACGTTTGTACCTTTAGAGCAGGTGATTGCCCATAACCTTGACTCATTATTTCCGGGGATGGAGATCCTCAGTTACTATCCATTTCGGATTACCCGTGATGCAGAACTGGATATTGAGGAGGAAGAAGCAGATGATTTAATTTCGGCTTTGCAAGAGGAACTCCGTAAGCAAAAATTTGGCTCAGTTGTACGAATGGAAATTGCCAACGATGTACCTCTTGCTATTCGCCAAGAATTGATTGATCAATTGGGAATTACGGAGGCAGATGTTTATGACATTCCGGGGCTAATTGGTTTGGGCGATCTAATGGCGATCTCTTTTTTGCCACTGCCTAAATATCAGGATCAGCCTTGGAAATCTGTAACCCATCCCCGACTAAAGGAATCAGATGAGCATAAAAATATTTTTGACATCATTCGTGAAGGTGACTTTTTAGTACATCATCCCTATCAGTCTTTTACAACAACGGTACAGCGCTTTATTGAGGAGGCAGCTAATGATCCTCAGGTATTAGCGATCAAACAGACTTTGTATCGTACCTCTGGCGATTCGCCAATTGTCCATGCATTGATTCGGGCGGCGGAGAATGGTAAGCAGGTTGCGGTATTGGTAGAACTTAAGGCGAGATTTGATGAAGCGAACAATATTCTCTGGGCAAGAAAACTAGAAAATGCGGGTGTGCATGTGGTCTATGGACTAAAGAATCTGAAAACCCATACCAAGACGGCTTTGGTTGTGCGACAAGAAGGCGATCGCTTAGTGCGCTATGTGCATATTGGTACGGGTAATTACAATCCCAAAACTGCCAGATTTTATAGCGATCTCGGAATATTTAGCTGTTGTGATGATTTGGGAGCAGATTTGACGGATTTATTTAACTATCTCACTGGATATTCCCGCCAACGCGAATATCGCAAGCTATTAGTTGCCCCCGTGAATATGCGTGAAAAGTTTTTGCATCTGATCTATCGGGAAATCGAACATCAAAAGCAGGGATATCCTTCCTATATCATTGCGAAGATGAATTCACTGGTTGACCCTGAGATCATCTCAGCGTTGTATGAAGCTTCACAGGTGGGCGTGAATGTAGATTTAATTATTCGCGGTATGTGCTGCCTGCGTCCTAAGGTGAAGGGCTTAAGCGATCGCATCAGGGTCATTAGTGTGATTGGACGCTTTCTCGAACATTCACGTATCTTCTATTTCAGTAATGGTGGTGATGAACAGGTATATATTGGCAGTGCTGATTGGATGCCGCGTAATCTAGATGCTCGTGTGGAGGTAGTTACACCAGTAGAAGAATTATCCCTAGTTAAAGAACTGAAGCAGATCCTTGAAATTGTGTTAGCAGACAATCGCCAAACATGGGATTTGAAGTCTGATGGTACATATATTCAAAGGCATCCTAAGGATGGTGAACCTGAGATGAGTT
- a CDS encoding glutathione peroxidase — MSTLYDFKITNIDGQPVDLAKYKGKVALVVNVASKCGYTKQYKGLESLYREYKDQGFEILGFPSNDFGAQEPGTESEIKSFCSLTYDVTFDMFSKVKVKGADMTDAYKYLTETTGSQVQWNFNKFLVDKEGKVVKYYPSSVAPEDAGLRQDIESLLSK; from the coding sequence ATGTCTACACTTTACGATTTCAAGATTACTAACATTGATGGTCAACCAGTTGATCTCGCCAAATACAAAGGCAAGGTTGCTCTAGTAGTTAACGTTGCTTCTAAATGTGGCTATACCAAGCAATACAAGGGTCTAGAATCTCTTTATCGTGAATACAAAGATCAAGGTTTTGAGATTTTGGGATTTCCTAGCAATGACTTTGGCGCACAAGAACCTGGTACTGAATCAGAAATCAAGAGCTTCTGCTCTCTCACCTACGATGTCACCTTTGATATGTTTAGCAAAGTGAAGGTGAAAGGCGCTGACATGACCGATGCGTATAAATACTTAACCGAAACCACGGGTAGTCAGGTGCAATGGAACTTCAATAAGTTTCTTGTCGATAAAGAAGGTAAAGTCGTGAAGTATTATCCTTCTAGCGTTGCTCCTGAGGATGCTGGGTTACGTCAAGACATTGAATCTTTGTTAAGTAAATAA
- a CDS encoding AAA family ATPase encodes MASVIILIGVPASGKSSLAEQMLRTSNQTASQNSSSLTYGQTQLISPDRIRASLYGSADIQGDWTEIWTEVQQSFANAAKSQQSVIYDATNYKREYRKNVISLAKEHGFKPITGLWLNVPLWICLSRNDNRDRQVPDDIIIEMHRTLSYSPPSLSEGFDRILFRDEKSDNEWID; translated from the coding sequence ATGGCAAGTGTAATTATCCTGATTGGCGTACCTGCAAGTGGCAAGTCTAGCCTCGCTGAGCAGATGTTGCGTACTTCTAATCAGACTGCTAGTCAAAATAGTAGTAGCCTCACCTATGGACAAACTCAACTCATCAGTCCCGATCGCATTCGTGCTTCACTTTATGGATCAGCCGATATACAGGGAGATTGGACAGAAATTTGGACAGAGGTACAACAGTCATTTGCAAATGCTGCCAAATCGCAACAATCTGTAATATATGATGCCACAAACTATAAGCGAGAATATCGCAAAAATGTTATTTCCCTCGCCAAAGAGCATGGATTTAAACCAATTACAGGACTTTGGTTAAATGTCCCTCTCTGGATTTGTTTATCACGTAACGATAATCGCGATCGCCAAGTCCCTGACGATATCATCATTGAAATGCATCGCACTCTCTCCTATAGCCCACCAAGCCTCAGCGAAGGTTTTGACCGCATCCTCTTTCGTGATGAAAAATCAGACAATGAGTGGATTGATTAA
- the tsaB gene encoding tRNA (adenosine(37)-N6)-threonylcarbamoyltransferase complex dimerization subunit type 1 TsaB, with product MTTSFALALHTTTTKLELAIAEINQNSDRNSQIYTIHKQQSWELGRELSVQLHGCLNMFVGDIPWSDFAFLAIATGIGSFTGTRIGIVVARTLGEQLNIPVYGINCEEIIARSQQFQPNLSLGESLLAIAYDQWQDGIYPSWQNALPLYEA from the coding sequence ATGACCACAAGTTTCGCCCTTGCATTACATACGACAACGACAAAATTAGAGCTTGCGATCGCTGAAATTAATCAAAATTCAGATCGCAATTCTCAAATTTATACCATCCACAAACAACAGTCATGGGAACTAGGCAGAGAATTATCTGTACAATTACATGGCTGTTTAAATATGTTTGTGGGTGATATCCCATGGAGTGATTTTGCTTTTTTAGCGATCGCCACTGGCATTGGCAGTTTCACTGGCACAAGGATTGGCATTGTCGTGGCAAGAACCCTCGGCGAACAGCTAAATATCCCTGTGTATGGCATTAATTGCGAGGAAATTATTGCCCGATCGCAGCAGTTTCAACCAAACCTATCTTTAGGTGAAAGTTTACTTGCGATCGCCTATGACCAATGGCAGGACGGAATTTATCCATCTTGGCAAAATGCTTTGCCACTTTATGAAGCCTAA
- a CDS encoding DUF6761 family protein — MLQDAIAIRHYQKITDSLVEMSERGYRSTDEMRLFLDGYLSALRVTNAVEVHNIHRLEEEVIRFLYDSSNFESPYEFEMEVERGER; from the coding sequence ATGCTTCAAGACGCGATCGCCATTCGTCATTATCAAAAAATTACTGACTCACTCGTTGAAATGTCCGAACGAGGCTATCGTTCGACGGACGAAATGAGACTCTTTTTAGACGGTTACTTATCGGCTCTGCGCGTTACTAATGCGGTAGAAGTTCATAATATTCATCGTCTCGAAGAGGAAGTAATCCGCTTTCTATATGATTCCTCTAATTTTGAATCTCCCTACGAGTTTGAGATGGAGGTAGAACGGGGTGAAAGGTAA
- the rsmG gene encoding 16S rRNA (guanine(527)-N(7))-methyltransferase RsmG, translating to MPHFSHLFEQWQSTLNWLPNPEQLAQFEKLYELVLEGNSKQNLTRIIAPDDFWEKHLWDSLRGVLAYWDRENIKLIDIGTGAGFPGLPIAIAKPSWQVTLVDSKQKKVAFVQQTIQDLQLSNAISLAGRVEELNQTSGYSKKYDLAVVRAVGKPDICASYCLPFLKRSGTAILYRGQWLPEESEQIDLFCQEQELQVVKQDRFQTPLTAGIRHSVYLSPRSTSISNS from the coding sequence ATGCCCCACTTTTCCCACTTGTTTGAACAATGGCAATCTACCCTCAACTGGTTGCCCAATCCAGAGCAGCTTGCCCAATTTGAAAAGCTTTATGAACTAGTTCTGGAGGGGAATAGTAAGCAAAACCTGACGCGAATCATTGCCCCCGATGATTTTTGGGAAAAGCATCTATGGGACTCATTGCGTGGCGTTCTTGCCTATTGGGATCGCGAAAATATAAAACTAATTGATATTGGCACGGGTGCAGGATTCCCCGGACTACCGATCGCGATCGCTAAGCCTTCATGGCAAGTCACCCTAGTCGATAGCAAACAAAAAAAGGTTGCCTTTGTGCAGCAAACCATTCAAGATTTGCAATTATCTAATGCGATCTCTCTAGCAGGTCGTGTTGAAGAGCTTAACCAAACCTCTGGCTATAGCAAGAAATATGACTTAGCGGTTGTCCGCGCTGTGGGCAAGCCAGATATTTGCGCTAGTTATTGTCTGCCATTCCTTAAAAGGAGTGGCACAGCAATTCTCTATCGAGGTCAATGGCTACCCGAAGAGAGCGAGCAAATTGACTTGTTTTGTCAAGAACAAGAATTACAAGTGGTTAAGCAAGATCGTTTTCAAACCCCTCTTACCGCGGGTATCCGACATAGTGTTTACCTTTCACCCCGTTCTACCTCCATCTCAAACTCGTAG
- a CDS encoding chlorophyll A-B-binding protein, which translates to MAEPTKTRTAFTKDERGILNNWAIEPKMYFDDKVDKKAEEKGKEQGEATKYAELLKGRLPMIGITLLVLVMIGATLLAIA; encoded by the coding sequence ATGGCAGAACCAACTAAAACCCGCACCGCATTTACTAAAGACGAGCGTGGAATTTTAAATAATTGGGCGATCGAACCCAAGATGTATTTTGATGACAAAGTCGATAAGAAAGCTGAGGAAAAAGGCAAGGAGCAAGGTGAAGCTACAAAATATGCTGAACTCCTAAAGGGACGCTTGCCAATGATTGGGATTACCTTGCTCGTTTTGGTAATGATTGGGGCTACTTTACTCGCCATTGCCTAG
- a CDS encoding Uma2 family endonuclease, with protein sequence MLATTQPKPSQPSLISLEDFLVLPETEPASEYIKGNITQKPMPQGQHSTLQGKLVATINQRGEPEQIVFAFPELRCTFAGRSIVPDIAVFEWEHIPLDANGEIVNRIEIPPDWLIEILSPDQSPIDVIDKISFALKHGTKQNGTKLGWLIAPQERTVLSFQGDRFNSHRGEDLLPVPEVLKGWQISVNNLFNLLSFARH encoded by the coding sequence ATGCTAGCTACTACTCAACCAAAACCATCACAACCTAGTCTTATTTCACTGGAAGATTTTTTAGTGCTTCCTGAAACTGAGCCAGCTAGTGAATATATCAAAGGAAATATTACTCAGAAACCAATGCCGCAGGGACAACACAGCACATTGCAGGGAAAACTAGTTGCTACGATTAATCAACGTGGTGAACCTGAGCAAATCGTTTTTGCCTTTCCTGAACTGCGCTGCACCTTTGCAGGAAGATCCATTGTTCCTGATATCGCTGTATTTGAGTGGGAGCATATTCCCCTTGATGCTAATGGTGAAATTGTTAATAGAATTGAAATCCCACCAGACTGGCTCATTGAAATTCTGTCGCCTGATCAGTCACCGATTGATGTCATCGATAAAATCAGCTTTGCTCTTAAACATGGCACAAAACAAAATGGTACAAAACTAGGCTGGCTTATTGCCCCTCAAGAAAGAACCGTACTTAGCTTTCAAGGCGATCGCTTTAATAGTCACCGAGGTGAAGATCTTTTGCCTGTGCCAGAAGTCTTAAAAGGCTGGCAAATATCCGTCAATAATTTGTTTAATCTTCTGAGTTTTGCTAGACACTAA
- a CDS encoding phosphoribosyltransferase — translation MSDLYVSWDEYYAKIEGLAAQIYHSQWEFDQILCLARGGLRIGDILSRIFDKPLAILSTSSYGGKNFQERGDLKIAHSITMTTDTLGKRILLVDDLVDSGVTLAQILEWLKQHPEFAITEVRSAVLWFKACSIAKPDYYIDFLSDNPWIHQPFEKYEKMHPSDLALISS, via the coding sequence ATGTCTGATCTATATGTTTCTTGGGACGAATATTACGCCAAAATCGAAGGACTGGCAGCTCAAATTTATCATTCGCAATGGGAGTTTGACCAAATTCTCTGTCTGGCTAGGGGCGGCTTACGCATTGGGGATATCCTGTCGCGCATTTTTGACAAACCTTTAGCTATTCTCTCGACTTCTTCCTATGGAGGTAAAAATTTTCAAGAACGTGGTGATTTAAAAATTGCCCATAGCATCACCATGACTACGGATACGCTCGGCAAGCGGATCTTGCTAGTGGATGATTTGGTGGATTCAGGTGTCACGTTGGCACAAATTCTCGAATGGCTCAAGCAACATCCAGAATTTGCAATTACCGAAGTGCGATCGGCGGTGCTTTGGTTCAAGGCTTGTTCTATAGCTAAGCCCGATTATTACATCGACTTTTTATCCGACAATCCTTGGATTCATCAGCCCTTTGAGAAATATGAAAAGATGCATCCTAGCGACTTGGCGTTAATTAGTAGTTAA
- a CDS encoding diflavin flavoprotein, which yields MVAVTEIPSIGNILEKPIERRLTVQVSEIAADTTTIRSLDWDRDRFDIEFGLQNGTTYNSYIIRGEKLALVDTSHAKFRELYLKTLKEQIDPSQIDYLVISHTEPDHSGLVKEILELAPNVTVVATKVALQFLGELINRPFKQQVVKNGDQVDLGKGHILQFVNAPNLHWPDTMMTFDHATSILYTCDIFGMHYCSEATYDEDLQKITPDYRFYYECLMAPNARSVISAMKRMDELPQAEIVANGHGPLLRYNVKELTENYRQWSQAQTKGETNVVVCYVSDYGYCDRLSQAIARGIAKTGVAVEMADLKAIDLQELRELVGHASGLVVCTPPASNSRVETAIGAILAAATEKQVIGLYEPHGNEDSSIDLLNNRFKDLGVVTAFPAIRVRENPNEAIYQTCDEAGTDLGQLLTRKQNIKQLKAIDADLDKALGRLAGGLYIISAAKGGARSAMLASWVAQASFKPLGFTVAVAKDRAIESFMQVGDRFVLNVLEDGNYSKLMQHFLKRFAPGADRFEGVKTQISSSGAPILTEALAFMECEVMSRMECADHWIIYAIAEEGRVSKPDALTAAHHRKIGNHY from the coding sequence GTGGTAGCTGTTACTGAGATTCCATCTATTGGCAACATTTTAGAGAAGCCTATTGAGCGTCGCCTAACCGTGCAGGTTTCGGAAATTGCGGCTGACACTACTACCATTCGATCGCTAGATTGGGATCGCGATCGCTTTGATATTGAGTTTGGCTTGCAAAATGGGACAACTTATAACTCCTATATCATTCGTGGCGAAAAATTAGCCCTAGTCGATACATCACACGCTAAGTTTCGCGAACTATACCTTAAAACCCTCAAGGAACAAATAGATCCCTCTCAGATTGATTACCTAGTCATCAGTCATACAGAGCCAGATCATAGCGGACTAGTAAAGGAAATTTTAGAACTCGCACCCAATGTCACCGTAGTAGCGACAAAGGTTGCATTGCAATTTTTGGGTGAGTTGATTAACCGACCTTTTAAACAGCAAGTTGTCAAAAATGGCGATCAAGTAGATCTCGGTAAAGGGCACATTTTACAGTTTGTGAATGCGCCAAACTTGCATTGGCCCGACACGATGATGACCTTTGACCATGCCACCTCGATTTTATATACCTGCGATATTTTTGGAATGCACTATTGCAGTGAGGCAACCTACGACGAGGACTTGCAAAAGATTACGCCCGACTATCGCTTTTACTATGAATGCTTGATGGCTCCCAATGCGCGATCAGTCATCTCGGCAATGAAGCGGATGGATGAGTTGCCTCAGGCGGAAATCGTCGCTAATGGGCATGGTCCTCTGCTGCGCTACAACGTTAAGGAATTGACTGAAAACTATCGCCAATGGAGTCAAGCCCAAACCAAGGGCGAAACTAACGTTGTGGTTTGCTATGTGTCCGACTATGGCTATTGCGATCGCCTATCGCAAGCGATCGCCCGTGGGATCGCCAAAACAGGTGTCGCCGTGGAAATGGCGGATCTCAAGGCGATTGATTTGCAGGAATTGCGGGAACTAGTGGGTCATGCTTCGGGCTTAGTGGTATGCACACCGCCAGCATCCAATAGTCGAGTAGAAACGGCGATCGGCGCAATCTTGGCAGCAGCAACCGAAAAGCAAGTAATTGGGTTGTATGAGCCGCACGGGAATGAAGATTCCTCCATTGATTTGTTGAATAATAGATTTAAGGATCTAGGGGTAGTGACAGCTTTTCCTGCGATTCGCGTCCGAGAAAATCCCAATGAAGCGATATATCAGACCTGTGATGAGGCGGGAACTGACTTAGGGCAGTTGCTCACTCGTAAGCAAAATATCAAACAACTCAAGGCGATCGATGCTGATCTCGATAAAGCTTTGGGCCGTTTAGCGGGTGGTTTATATATTATTTCCGCCGCCAAGGGTGGTGCTCGGAGTGCGATGTTAGCCTCTTGGGTCGCGCAGGCAAGCTTCAAGCCCCTTGGATTTACCGTTGCGGTGGCAAAGGATCGGGCGATCGAGTCATTTATGCAAGTAGGCGATCGCTTTGTCTTGAATGTGCTCGAAGATGGCAACTATTCCAAACTGATGCAACATTTCCTCAAGCGATTTGCTCCTGGGGCAGATCGCTTCGAGGGTGTGAAAACGCAAATATCTAGCTCTGGCGCACCGATTCTCACAGAGGCTCTTGCCTTTATGGAATGTGAAGTAATGAGTCGGATGGAATGTGCTGATCACTGGATTATCTATGCGATCGCTGAAGAAGGTCGTGTTTCTAAACCCGATGCGCTTACCGCCGCCCACCATCGCAAAATTGGCAACCATTATTAA